A DNA window from Gorilla gorilla gorilla isolate KB3781 chromosome 6, NHGRI_mGorGor1-v2.1_pri, whole genome shotgun sequence contains the following coding sequences:
- the LOC101131842 gene encoding LOW QUALITY PROTEIN: vomeronasal type-1 receptor 48-like (The sequence of the model RefSeq protein was modified relative to this genomic sequence to represent the inferred CDS: inserted 2 bases in 1 codon), whose protein sequence is MLSLKKAFYFQAGIGISANIFLLLWHIFIFFKDHKPKNHDLIICHLTFVHILMLVIAAKLLSPDVFESQNFQNNFRCKAVFYTYKAMRGLSICATSLLSMLQAITISPSTSWLVRFKHKITKYNILXLYFWSLNFSFNSDMIIYIVGFSSVTQIILNVSKYCSLSPINVIRRLFVTLSLSRDVFLVGIMSLSSAYMVILLSRHQRHSQHLHSTSFLLRTSPEKRATKTILLLVSFFVVMYSLDLIVSSSKMLLWVFSPVIYSVHKFMVNAYATVSPMVLIRSDKRIISILPKVHWKCHPFLTS, encoded by the exons ATGTTATCTTTGAAAAAGGCCTTTTATTTTCAAGCTGGCATTGGAATCTCGGCCAACATATTTCTTCTTCTCTGgcacatttttatattctttaaggATCACAAGCCTAAAAACCATGACCTGATCATCTGTCACTTGACCTTTGTTCACATACTGATGCTAGTCATTGCAGCAAAGCTATTGTCTCCAGATGTGTTTGAGTCACAGAATTTTCAGAATAACTTCAGATGTAAGGCTGTGTTCTACACATACAAGGCAATGAGGGGCCTCTCAATCTGCGCCACCTCTCTCCTGAGCATGCTTCAGGCCATCACCATTAGCCCCAGCACCTCCTGGTTGGTgagatttaaacataaaatcacaaaatacaatatcct gctttatttttggtccctcaatttttctttcaacagtgACATGATTATCTACATTGTAGGTTTTTCCAGTGTGACCCAGATAATTCTGAATGTCAGTAAATACTGCTCACTTTCCCCAATAAACGTCATCAGAAGGCTGTTTGTTACTCTGTCGTTATCCAGAGATGTCTTCCTTGTAGGAATCATGTCTCTCTCAAGTGCCTACATGGTGATTCTCTTGTCCAGGCATCAGAGGCACTCCCAGCACCTTCATAGCACTAGCTTTTTATTAAGAACCTCCCCAGAGAAAAGGGCCACCAAGACCATCTTGCTGCTGGTGAGTTTCTTTGTGGTTATGTACTCATTGGACTTAATTGTCTCATCCTCCAAAATGCTGTTATGGGTATTCAGTCCTGTCATCTACAGTGTCCACAAGTTTATGGTCAATGCCTATGCCACTGTCAGTCCTATGGTGCTAATCAGATCTGATAAAAGAATCATCAGTATTCTGCCAAAGGTTCATTGGAAGTGCCATCCCTTTTTAACAAGTTAg